A region of Vitis riparia cultivar Riparia Gloire de Montpellier isolate 1030 chromosome 1, EGFV_Vit.rip_1.0, whole genome shotgun sequence DNA encodes the following proteins:
- the LOC117921835 gene encoding WAT1-related protein At5g40240-like: protein MGVMGTVSLPFLGMVIVVFTQVTNMIVSKMAMSNGLSSFVLVLYSNAISAVILLPLSLLFHRSPRPPLTFSILCRFFLLALIGCFAQIFGYAGVQYSSPTLGSAMLNLVPAFTFILAVICRMEKLELKKSSSLAKSVGALVSVAGAFVVTFYKGPPVMFSSSFSDSSNQIFSSQSHWVLGGFLLADESLLASMWYILQATILKKHPAVLTITFFYCFFISIISLAISLVAEQDPSAWRLKLDVGLLAVLYSAIVGNVIRISMCTWCVRRAGPLFCSMFKPLGIVFAFVMGVIFSGDALHLGSLVGAIIIVSGFYAVMWGKAKEAEEGRLECSRKVPLLQNQTDVSV, encoded by the exons atgGGAGTGATGGGAACTGTTTCACTGCCTTTTCTGGGAATGGTGATTGTGGTGTTTACTCAAGTTACCAACATGATAGTGAGCAAAATGGCTATGTCCAATGGCCTGAGCTCATTCGTCCTTGTTCTCTACTCTAACGCCATCTCTGCCGTCATCCTTCTCCCCCTTTCCCTTCTCTTCCACAG GTCTCCAAGGCCTCCACTGACCTTCTCCATTCTCTGCAGATTCTTCTTGCTCGCCCTGATTGG ATGTTTTGCTCAAATATTTGGATATGCTGGTGTCCAGTACAGTTCTCCTACACTTGGCTCAGCAATGCTTAACCTCGTTCCAGCCTTCACCTTCATACTTGCCGTCATTTGCAG GATGGAAAAACTAGAATTGAAAAAATCAAGTAGCCTAGCTAAATCAGTGGGAGCCTTGGTATCAGTTGCAGGGGCATTTGTTGTGACATTCTACAAGGGCCCACCAGTCATGTTCTCATCCTCATTTTCTGACTCATCTAACCAAATTTTCTCATCCCAATCACATTGGGTCCTTGGAGGATTTCTTCTTGCTGATGAATCTTTGTTGGCTTCAATGTGGTACATTTTGCAG GCCACAATCCTAAAGAAACACCCAGCAGTGCTGACCATAACCTTTTTCTACTGCTTCTTTATTTCTATCATATCTTTGGCAATTTCTCTTGTTGCAGAACAAGACCCTAGCGCTTGGAGGTTAAAACTTGATGTGGGGTTGCTTGCTGTCTTATATTCC GCAATTGTTGGAAATGTAATCCGCATCAGCATGTGTACATGGTGCGTGCGGAGGGCCGGACCTCTCTTTTGTTCCATGTTCAAGCCCTTAGGGATAGTATTCGCTTTTGTCATGGGCGTCATCTTTTCAGGGGATGCTCTTCATCTTGGAAG TTTGGTGGGAGCAATTATAATTGTAAGTGGATTTTATGCTGTGATGTGGGGAAAGGCAAAAGAGGCAGAAGAAGGTAGGTTAGAATGCAGCCGAAAGGTCCCTCTCTTGCAAAACCAGACAGATGTATCCGTATAG